Proteins from a single region of Pogoniulus pusillus isolate bPogPus1 unplaced genomic scaffold, bPogPus1.pri scaffold_117_arrow_ctg1, whole genome shotgun sequence:
- the LOC135173892 gene encoding protein disulfide-isomerase TMX3-like isoform X1, giving the protein MSYLWGCEMHELTIRTTVALNASNQQCLLPDRHLEKTEDMVKFMKDILDGAAEAQAGDGLLQRSKRVIYEAKAAVMINKEQVRLKELCRKQESATCHPSPPDPNPRNPKQHLAQEVSRVAVSTSSPGILCFSQQHGVGYQQQSRLNL; this is encoded by the exons atGAGCTACCTGTGGGGGTGTGAAATGCA CGAGCTGACCATCCGTACTACCgtcgccttgaatgcctccaaccagcagtgtttgctgccagacagacacctggagaagacagaggacatGGTTAAGTTCATGAAGGATatcttggatggtgctgctgaa gcacaggctggtgatGGACTTCTGCAACGAAGCAAGAGAGTCATCTATGAGGCCAAGGCTGCTGTAATG ATAAACAAAGAGCAAGTGCGACTGAAAGAGCTTTGCAG aaagcaggagtcagccacctgccacccatcccctcctgaccccaaccccagaaacccaaagcagcacttggcacaggaGGTCTCTCGTGTTGCAGTCTCAACTTCAAGCCCTGGaatactttgcttcagccagcagcatggggttgGATACCAACAGCAGAGTCGACTTAACCTGTGA
- the LOC135173892 gene encoding protein disulfide-isomerase TMX3-like isoform X3 has product MSYLWGCEMHELTIRTTVALNASNQQCLLPDRHLEKTEDMVKFMKDILDGAAEAQAGDGLLQRSKRVIYEAKAAVMKAGVSHLPPIPS; this is encoded by the exons atGAGCTACCTGTGGGGGTGTGAAATGCA CGAGCTGACCATCCGTACTACCgtcgccttgaatgcctccaaccagcagtgtttgctgccagacagacacctggagaagacagaggacatGGTTAAGTTCATGAAGGATatcttggatggtgctgctgaa gcacaggctggtgatGGACTTCTGCAACGAAGCAAGAGAGTCATCTATGAGGCCAAGGCTGCTGTAATG aaagcaggagtcagccacctgccacccatcccctcctga
- the LOC135173892 gene encoding uncharacterized protein LOC135173892 isoform X2, with product MSYLWGELTIRTTVALNASNQQCLLPDRHLEKTEDMVKFMKDILDGAAEAQAGDGLLQRSKRVIYEAKAAVMINKEQVRLKELCRKQESATCHPSPPDPNPRNPKQHLAQEVSRVAVSTSSPGILCFSQQHGVGYQQQSRLNL from the exons atGAGCTACCTGTGGGG CGAGCTGACCATCCGTACTACCgtcgccttgaatgcctccaaccagcagtgtttgctgccagacagacacctggagaagacagaggacatGGTTAAGTTCATGAAGGATatcttggatggtgctgctgaa gcacaggctggtgatGGACTTCTGCAACGAAGCAAGAGAGTCATCTATGAGGCCAAGGCTGCTGTAATG ATAAACAAAGAGCAAGTGCGACTGAAAGAGCTTTGCAG aaagcaggagtcagccacctgccacccatcccctcctgaccccaaccccagaaacccaaagcagcacttggcacaggaGGTCTCTCGTGTTGCAGTCTCAACTTCAAGCCCTGGaatactttgcttcagccagcagcatggggttgGATACCAACAGCAGAGTCGACTTAACCTGTGA